The following are encoded together in the Corynebacterium jeikeium genome:
- the tpiA gene encoding triose-phosphate isomerase → MTARKPLIAGNWKMNLNHLEAMQVVQKFVFALPKEYYESVDVAFIPPFTDIRSVQTLVDGDKLAITYGGQDVSQHASGAYTGEVSGAMLQKLGCTWAIVGHSERRQYHGETDEVVAAKARAALDNELQPIVCVGEQLDVREKGEHVDFVKEQTKASLAGLSAEDLAKTVIAYEPVWAIGTGKVASAEDAQEVCHAIRELVAELAGEEVAGGIRILYGGSVKTDSVGELVSQPDVDGGLVGGASLDGEDFARLAAAAAKATA, encoded by the coding sequence ATGACCGCACGCAAGCCCCTTATCGCCGGCAACTGGAAGATGAACCTGAACCACCTGGAGGCCATGCAGGTCGTCCAGAAGTTCGTCTTCGCACTGCCGAAGGAATACTACGAGTCCGTTGACGTGGCCTTCATCCCGCCGTTTACCGACATCCGCTCCGTGCAGACCCTGGTCGACGGAGACAAGCTGGCCATCACCTACGGCGGCCAGGATGTTTCCCAGCACGCCTCCGGCGCCTACACCGGTGAGGTCTCCGGCGCGATGCTGCAGAAGCTTGGCTGCACCTGGGCCATCGTCGGCCACTCGGAGCGCCGCCAGTACCACGGAGAGACCGACGAGGTAGTGGCCGCCAAGGCACGCGCCGCGCTAGACAACGAGCTGCAGCCCATCGTGTGCGTCGGCGAGCAGCTGGACGTCCGCGAAAAGGGCGAGCACGTAGATTTCGTCAAGGAGCAGACCAAGGCCTCCCTGGCCGGCCTATCCGCTGAGGACCTGGCTAAGACGGTCATCGCCTACGAGCCTGTCTGGGCCATCGGCACCGGCAAGGTTGCCTCCGCCGAGGACGCGCAGGAGGTCTGCCACGCCATTCGCGAGCTCGTCGCAGAGCTGGCGGGCGAGGAGGTTGCAGGTGGAATCCGCATCCTCTATGGCGGTTCCGTGAAGACCGATTCCGTCGGAGAGCTGGTCAGCCAGCCGGACGTCGACGGTGGTCTGGTCGGCGGGGCGTCACTAGACGGCGAAGACTTCGCCCGCCTGGCTGCCGCAGCAGCTAAGGCAACCGCCTAA
- a CDS encoding phosphoglycerate kinase, which translates to MAIKTVQDLINEGVQGRHVLVRADLNVPLSDGNITDPGRIDASVPTLKALLEAGARVVVSAHLGRPKGEFKEEFSLAPVAEALAERLDQWVPLATDVTGEDAHERANGLDDGDILLLENVRFDARETSKDETERTEFAAELAALTGDNGAFVSDGFGVVHRKQASVYDVAKKLPHYAGGLVEAELNVLRKVSEAPEKPYAVVLGGSKVSDKLGVIEALAPRVDNLIIGGGMCFTFLAAKGYEVGGSLLQEDMIDTCKDLLERFGDVIALPTDVVVAERFDKDADHRTVDLNSIPEGWMGLDIGPESVKAFAEVLSKSKTVFWNGPMGVFEFPAFAEGTRGVAQAIIDATAAGAFSVVGGGDSAAAVRTLGLNEEGFSHISTGGGASLEFLEGKELPGVSVLES; encoded by the coding sequence ATGGCCATCAAGACCGTTCAAGATCTGATCAACGAGGGTGTACAGGGGCGCCACGTCCTGGTCCGTGCTGACCTGAACGTCCCGCTGTCCGACGGCAACATCACCGACCCGGGTCGCATCGATGCCTCCGTCCCGACGCTGAAGGCTTTGCTGGAAGCCGGCGCCCGCGTAGTCGTCTCCGCACACCTGGGCCGCCCGAAGGGCGAGTTCAAGGAGGAGTTCTCCCTGGCTCCTGTCGCCGAGGCTCTGGCCGAGCGCCTGGATCAGTGGGTACCGCTGGCCACCGACGTCACGGGCGAGGATGCCCACGAGCGCGCCAATGGCCTGGACGACGGTGACATTCTGCTGCTGGAAAACGTCCGCTTCGACGCCCGCGAGACCTCCAAAGACGAAACCGAGCGCACCGAGTTCGCCGCCGAGCTGGCTGCACTGACCGGTGACAACGGCGCCTTTGTCTCCGACGGCTTCGGCGTGGTTCACCGCAAGCAGGCTTCTGTCTACGACGTGGCCAAGAAGCTCCCGCACTACGCTGGTGGCCTGGTGGAGGCCGAGCTCAACGTGCTGCGCAAGGTATCGGAAGCTCCGGAGAAGCCCTACGCCGTCGTGCTGGGTGGCTCCAAGGTCTCCGACAAGCTGGGCGTCATCGAGGCACTTGCTCCGCGCGTGGACAACCTCATCATCGGCGGCGGCATGTGCTTCACTTTCCTCGCAGCCAAGGGCTACGAGGTCGGCGGCTCCCTGCTGCAGGAAGACATGATCGATACCTGCAAGGACCTGCTGGAGCGTTTCGGCGACGTCATCGCGCTGCCCACCGACGTTGTGGTCGCAGAACGCTTCGACAAGGATGCTGACCACCGCACCGTCGACCTGAACTCCATCCCCGAGGGCTGGATGGGCCTGGACATCGGCCCGGAGTCCGTCAAGGCTTTCGCCGAGGTTCTCTCCAAGTCCAAGACCGTCTTCTGGAACGGCCCGATGGGCGTATTCGAGTTCCCTGCGTTCGCTGAAGGTACGCGCGGTGTTGCTCAGGCAATTATTGACGCCACCGCTGCCGGTGCATTCTCGGTCGTCGGCGGCGGCGACTCGGCCGCAGCTGTGCGCACCCTGGGGCTGAACGAAGAGGGCTTCTCCCACATCTCCACCGGCGGCGGCGCCTCCCTGGAGTTCCTGGAGGGCAAGGAGCTGCCCGGCGTTTCCGTCCTGGAGAGCTAA
- the gap gene encoding type I glyceraldehyde-3-phosphate dehydrogenase, translating to MTIRVGINGFGRIGRNFFRAIRSQGADIEVVGINDLTDNKTLSVLLKNDSVMGRLDAEVEYDDESITVDGKRIAVSAEREPKNLKWGELGADIVIESTGFFTDAEAAKAHIEAGAKKVIISAPAKNEDATFVVGVNHTDYDPENHHIISNASCTTNCLAPLAKTLDEEFGIVKGLMTTVHAYTGDQRLHDAPHKDLRRARAAAVNLVPTSTGAAKAVSLVLPQLKGKLDGYAVRVPVITGSLTDLTFEAEKPVTVEAVNAALKKAAENELKGIAKYSDDAPLVSTDIVGDPHSSVFDSGLTKVIDNQVKVVSWYDNEWGYSCRLVDLATYVGERL from the coding sequence ATGACTATCCGTGTTGGCATCAACGGCTTCGGCCGCATCGGCCGTAACTTCTTCCGCGCTATCCGTTCCCAGGGCGCTGACATCGAGGTTGTCGGCATTAACGACCTGACCGACAACAAGACCCTGTCCGTGCTGCTGAAGAACGACTCCGTGATGGGTCGCCTGGACGCAGAGGTCGAGTACGACGACGAGTCCATCACCGTTGACGGCAAGCGCATCGCCGTATCTGCTGAGCGCGAGCCGAAGAACCTGAAGTGGGGCGAGCTGGGCGCGGACATCGTTATCGAGTCCACCGGCTTCTTCACCGACGCTGAGGCTGCCAAGGCTCACATCGAAGCCGGTGCCAAGAAGGTCATCATCTCCGCTCCGGCGAAGAACGAGGACGCAACCTTCGTCGTCGGTGTTAACCACACTGATTACGACCCGGAGAACCACCACATCATCTCCAACGCATCCTGCACCACCAACTGCCTGGCTCCGCTGGCCAAGACTCTGGACGAGGAGTTCGGCATCGTCAAGGGCCTGATGACCACCGTCCACGCTTACACCGGCGACCAGCGCCTGCACGACGCTCCGCACAAGGATCTGCGCCGCGCCCGCGCCGCAGCCGTGAACCTGGTTCCGACCTCCACCGGTGCAGCTAAGGCCGTTTCCCTGGTTCTGCCGCAGCTGAAGGGCAAGCTGGACGGCTACGCAGTCCGCGTTCCGGTTATCACCGGCTCCCTGACCGACCTGACCTTCGAGGCTGAGAAGCCGGTCACCGTCGAGGCCGTTAACGCTGCGCTGAAGAAGGCTGCCGAGAACGAGCTGAAGGGCATCGCTAAGTACTCCGACGACGCTCCGCTGGTCTCCACCGACATCGTCGGCGACCCGCACTCCTCCGTCTTCGACTCCGGCCTGACCAAGGTCATCGACAACCAGGTCAAGGTTGTCTCCTGGTACGACAACGAGTGGGGCTACTCCTGCCGCCTGGTCGACCTGGCCACCTACGTCGGCGAGCGCCTCTAA
- the whiA gene encoding DNA-binding protein WhiA, whose product MALSADVKAELNRVLVTRHDVMTAEVASLLRYTAALHLVGKKIVVESEVDSAETARRLTDMVEQLYKIEPEHQIIGAGNLRRRPRHVLRWTEGGMELARRTELIDRVGRPVRGLPRFIIGGTKDQCVAAWRGAFLAHGYITDPGRSSALEVQTPSNEAALALVGAARRIDVTAKTKEARGVNRVVIRDGDSIGRLLMLMGAQDTREVWEKQRRTRENRAKANRLANFDDANLRRSARAAVAAAARVERALEILDNDVPQHLAHAGQLRVEHKEASLEELGRLAEPPMTKDAVAGRIRRLLSMADKRAEELGLPDTHSAVTSELFNDVD is encoded by the coding sequence GTGGCACTTTCGGCTGATGTGAAGGCAGAGCTGAACCGAGTTCTGGTGACCCGCCACGACGTGATGACCGCTGAAGTCGCCAGCCTGCTGCGCTACACGGCCGCCCTGCACCTGGTGGGCAAGAAGATCGTGGTGGAGTCCGAGGTCGACTCGGCGGAGACCGCCCGGCGGTTGACCGACATGGTTGAGCAGCTGTACAAGATCGAGCCGGAGCACCAGATCATCGGCGCCGGCAACCTGCGCCGCCGCCCACGTCACGTGTTGCGCTGGACTGAAGGCGGCATGGAGCTGGCCCGCCGTACCGAACTGATTGACCGCGTGGGGCGGCCCGTTCGCGGCCTGCCGCGGTTCATCATCGGCGGTACCAAGGACCAATGCGTGGCGGCCTGGCGCGGCGCCTTCCTAGCTCACGGCTACATCACGGACCCGGGTCGATCCTCTGCGTTGGAAGTGCAGACTCCCTCCAACGAGGCTGCCTTGGCTCTGGTGGGCGCTGCCCGCCGCATCGACGTGACAGCCAAGACTAAGGAGGCCCGGGGAGTCAACCGCGTGGTGATTCGCGACGGCGATTCTATCGGGCGGTTGCTAATGCTGATGGGCGCCCAGGACACCCGTGAGGTGTGGGAGAAGCAGCGCCGCACCCGGGAGAACCGAGCCAAGGCCAACCGGTTGGCCAATTTCGACGATGCTAACCTGCGCCGCAGCGCGCGTGCCGCCGTCGCCGCTGCAGCCCGCGTGGAGCGCGCCCTGGAGATCCTGGATAACGACGTTCCTCAGCACCTGGCCCATGCCGGCCAACTGCGTGTTGAGCACAAGGAGGCCTCCTTGGAGGAGCTCGGCCGCCTAGCGGAGCCTCCGATGACGAAGGACGCGGTGGCAGGGCGTATTCGTCGTCTACTGTCTATGGCAGACAAACGCGCCGAGGAGCTGGGGCTGCCGGATACGCACTCCGCGGTGACCTCGGAGCTGTTTAATGATGTCGACTAG
- a CDS encoding gluconeogenesis factor YvcK family protein yields MSTSEKPGKPIANIACLGGGHGLFNTLRSARTIADYVSAIVTVADDGGSSGRIRRELGSLPPGDLRMALAALTRDNERGRMWEEVLQHRFGGSGALKGHALGNFLITGLAQVMGSEMEALDEIGRLLGIEGRVIPMSNEPLDLEAEVLGLEEDPREVVAVRGQVAVASTLGEVRRVKLYPENPPASKEAVEAIRNADLVSMGPGSWFSSVIPHLLVPEIVDALNQTKAVKALVLNLVPEPGETAGMSLEHHIHMVRQHCPSLQIDVVIVDLSTMPVASTRRHIDRAAAALGAKVIYRDVREDDNRGRWTDRHNPAKLAAVLQEVSGGVKDLPERE; encoded by the coding sequence ATGAGTACTTCCGAGAAGCCCGGCAAGCCCATTGCGAACATCGCCTGCCTCGGCGGCGGGCACGGGCTGTTCAACACGCTGCGTTCGGCGCGCACCATTGCCGACTACGTTTCCGCCATCGTGACGGTTGCCGACGACGGCGGCTCGTCCGGCCGGATCCGCCGCGAGTTGGGATCGCTTCCGCCGGGAGACCTGCGTATGGCTCTGGCGGCATTGACCCGTGACAATGAGCGTGGGCGCATGTGGGAGGAAGTCCTTCAGCATCGCTTCGGAGGCTCCGGGGCGCTGAAGGGCCACGCGCTCGGCAACTTCCTCATCACCGGCCTGGCCCAGGTGATGGGCAGCGAGATGGAAGCCCTCGACGAGATCGGCCGCCTGCTAGGCATCGAGGGGCGCGTGATCCCCATGAGCAACGAGCCGCTGGACCTCGAGGCCGAGGTGTTGGGGCTGGAAGAGGACCCCCGCGAGGTCGTGGCCGTCCGCGGCCAGGTGGCGGTTGCCTCCACCCTCGGCGAAGTGCGCCGCGTAAAACTGTACCCAGAGAACCCGCCGGCATCGAAGGAAGCCGTGGAGGCGATCCGCAATGCCGACCTGGTATCCATGGGGCCGGGCTCCTGGTTCTCGAGTGTCATCCCACACCTGCTGGTGCCGGAGATCGTGGACGCCCTGAATCAGACAAAAGCCGTCAAGGCCCTGGTACTGAACCTAGTTCCGGAACCGGGGGAGACCGCGGGCATGTCCCTCGAACATCACATCCATATGGTGCGTCAGCACTGCCCGAGCCTGCAGATTGACGTTGTCATCGTCGATCTGTCAACGATGCCAGTGGCCAGCACTCGGCGTCATATCGATAGAGCCGCAGCAGCATTAGGCGCCAAGGTCATCTACCGCGACGTGCGGGAGGACGACAACCGGGGGCGCTGGACGGACCGACACAACCCGGCGAAGCTCGCCGCCGTGCTGCAGGAGGTATCCGGGGGCGTGAAGGACCTGCCCGAGCGGGAATAG
- the rapZ gene encoding RNase adapter RapZ, producing the protein MSASTQQEPTLILITGMSGAGRRATAAALEELGWYVADNLPPELIVRMVELSFSDDSPIEKLAIVTDVRSRDFAGNLTSVLHDLHTGGRRPTVLYLDATDEALIARFDAVRRTHPLQQKGTLQDGIDREREMLTSIRERADIVLDTTNRSIHDLRRELEKFFAAADHSSVRINVQSFGFKHGPPKDIDMLLDARFLPNPYWDPELRPFKGIDAPVSDFVLSQPGAQAFLDHIVGLIHSVLPGYRKEGKFFVSVAIGCTGGHHRSVAIVEELTRRLADDGVLVNLSHRDLER; encoded by the coding sequence ATGAGCGCATCAACGCAGCAAGAGCCCACTTTGATCTTGATTACGGGCATGTCTGGGGCGGGGCGCCGTGCCACCGCCGCAGCCCTGGAGGAGCTCGGGTGGTACGTCGCCGACAACCTCCCGCCCGAGCTCATTGTGCGTATGGTCGAGCTCAGTTTCTCTGATGATTCGCCGATCGAGAAGCTGGCGATCGTCACCGACGTGCGCTCCCGCGACTTCGCCGGCAACCTCACCAGCGTGCTGCACGACCTGCACACCGGGGGCCGGCGCCCGACGGTGCTGTACCTGGATGCCACCGACGAGGCGCTGATCGCTCGTTTCGACGCGGTTCGCCGCACCCACCCGCTGCAGCAGAAGGGCACGTTGCAGGACGGCATCGACCGAGAGCGCGAGATGCTGACCAGCATCCGTGAGCGCGCCGACATTGTGCTAGATACCACCAATCGCAGCATCCACGACCTGCGCCGGGAGCTGGAGAAGTTCTTCGCCGCAGCCGACCACTCGAGCGTCCGCATCAACGTGCAGAGCTTCGGCTTCAAGCACGGTCCGCCGAAGGACATCGACATGTTGCTGGATGCTCGCTTTTTGCCGAACCCTTACTGGGATCCGGAGCTGCGGCCCTTTAAAGGTATTGACGCCCCCGTCTCTGACTTCGTGCTGTCGCAGCCAGGCGCGCAAGCGTTCCTCGACCACATCGTCGGGCTCATCCATTCGGTGCTGCCGGGCTATCGCAAGGAGGGTAAATTCTTCGTCTCCGTGGCCATCGGCTGCACGGGTGGGCACCACCGCAGCGTGGCAATCGTCGAGGAACTAACCCGCCGCCTGGCCGACGACGGGGTGCTGGTAAACCTGTCCCACCGGGATCTGGAACGTTAG